One genomic segment of Odocoileus virginianus isolate 20LAN1187 ecotype Illinois chromosome 17, Ovbor_1.2, whole genome shotgun sequence includes these proteins:
- the HEXIM2 gene encoding protein HEXIM2 isoform X2: MESHSEEEDPPEAGGGLDWNGRSPQAQSPGGCSTEAMLAWKKHRRRPSKLKQHALFGSTYTKRKRHWRPYLELSWAEKQQWDERQSQRAFRVREELFAKGQPVAPYTTTQFLMKDRDPKEPNLDVPQGASHPGSSGESEAGDSDGQGRACEEFQQEDVSEAYERHLPKSLQGRSKEELVRDSLDLERQLSQAEEEVRRLRQQLPRRTSGYPSCQVEELAAEVERLRMENQRLRTENQQLRQENEMWNRNREGCRRGGQPGR; encoded by the coding sequence ATGGAGAGCCACTCAGAGGAGGAAGACCCTCCTGAGGCTGGCGGTGGCCTGGACTGGAATGGTAGGAGTCCCCAGGCCCAGAGCCCAGGGGGTTGTTCCACAGAGGCcatgctggcctggaagaagcaccgCCGGCGGCCTTCAAAGCTCAAGCAGCATGCTctctttggcagcacatatacaaAGCGCAAGCGGCACTGGCGGCCCTACTTGGAGCTCAGCTGGGCTGAGAAGCAACAGTGGGACGAGAGGCAGAGCCAGCGGGCCTTCCGGGTCCGAGAAGAATTGTTCGCCAAAGGCCAGCCCGTGGCACCCTACACCACCACCCAGTTCCTGATGAAAGACCGAGACCCCAAGGAGCCCAACCTGGATGTGCCCCAGGGGGCCTCCCACCCAGGCTCCAGCGGGGAGAGTGAGGCCGGGGACAGTGATGGGCAGGGCCGCGCATGTGAGGAGTTCCAGCAGGAGGATGTCTCTGAGGCCTATGAGCGTCATCTCCCCAAGAGCCTGCAGGGCCGCAGCAAGGAGGAGCTGGTGCGAGACTCTCTGGATCTGGAGAGGCAGCTGTCCCAGGCcgaggaggaggtgaggaggcTGCGGCAGCAGCTGCCGAGGCGCACCAGCGGTTACCCCTCTTGCCAGGTGGAGGAACTGGCCGCCGAGGTAGAGAGGCTCCGGATGGAGAACCAGCGGCTCCGGACAGAGAACCAGCAACTTCGGCAGGAGAACGAGATGTGGAACCGGAATCGAGAAGGCTGCCGCCGTGGTGGGCAGCCGGGCCGCTAG
- the HEXIM2 gene encoding protein HEXIM2 isoform X1 produces the protein MKDWKQKKVASPNRPPPAALEEAKISGICGSPRTSPEPHDPGGSQPLTPWMESHSEEEDPPEAGGGLDWNGRSPQAQSPGGCSTEAMLAWKKHRRRPSKLKQHALFGSTYTKRKRHWRPYLELSWAEKQQWDERQSQRAFRVREELFAKGQPVAPYTTTQFLMKDRDPKEPNLDVPQGASHPGSSGESEAGDSDGQGRACEEFQQEDVSEAYERHLPKSLQGRSKEELVRDSLDLERQLSQAEEEVRRLRQQLPRRTSGYPSCQVEELAAEVERLRMENQRLRTENQQLRQENEMWNRNREGCRRGGQPGR, from the exons ATGAAAGATTGGAAACAGAAGAAGGTGGCTTCTCCAAACCGACCACCACCAGCCGCCCTGGAGGAGGCCAAG ATCTCTGGCATTTGTGGGAGCCCCCGAACATCCCCTGAGCCTCATGACCCTGGAGGTTCCCAGCCCCTGACCCCTTGGATGGAGAGCCACTCAGAGGAGGAAGACCCTCCTGAGGCTGGCGGTGGCCTGGACTGGAATGGTAGGAGTCCCCAGGCCCAGAGCCCAGGGGGTTGTTCCACAGAGGCcatgctggcctggaagaagcaccgCCGGCGGCCTTCAAAGCTCAAGCAGCATGCTctctttggcagcacatatacaaAGCGCAAGCGGCACTGGCGGCCCTACTTGGAGCTCAGCTGGGCTGAGAAGCAACAGTGGGACGAGAGGCAGAGCCAGCGGGCCTTCCGGGTCCGAGAAGAATTGTTCGCCAAAGGCCAGCCCGTGGCACCCTACACCACCACCCAGTTCCTGATGAAAGACCGAGACCCCAAGGAGCCCAACCTGGATGTGCCCCAGGGGGCCTCCCACCCAGGCTCCAGCGGGGAGAGTGAGGCCGGGGACAGTGATGGGCAGGGCCGCGCATGTGAGGAGTTCCAGCAGGAGGATGTCTCTGAGGCCTATGAGCGTCATCTCCCCAAGAGCCTGCAGGGCCGCAGCAAGGAGGAGCTGGTGCGAGACTCTCTGGATCTGGAGAGGCAGCTGTCCCAGGCcgaggaggaggtgaggaggcTGCGGCAGCAGCTGCCGAGGCGCACCAGCGGTTACCCCTCTTGCCAGGTGGAGGAACTGGCCGCCGAGGTAGAGAGGCTCCGGATGGAGAACCAGCGGCTCCGGACAGAGAACCAGCAACTTCGGCAGGAGAACGAGATGTGGAACCGGAATCGAGAAGGCTGCCGCCGTGGTGGGCAGCCGGGCCGCTAG